The following are from one region of the Stigmatella ashevillena genome:
- a CDS encoding BamA/TamA family outer membrane protein, translating to MAPLSPLAALLGLLLTTTPEASSRAAPETERGQFSVVPFVLPAYQPETGFLVGSAASLVHQPPAASGQRESQVLLAAAASVRKQFTLLLQPDVYFLDDRLNLTATASAARFPDRFFGLGARTRAEDEESFTPIFLELELSPKWRIAPRLYVGPTVRYQHARITRVAADGALQALTGAGGGATLQLGLTALYDSRDNTLNPLTGFLARLNLRSAHEEWGSDYAFDLLRLDARRYLPLPWGERHVLAIQGLVELRRGEPPFYDTSRLGGMEMSRGHLEGRFRERQHLAAQLEYRAPLFWRFGGVAFASAATVARSLEDFDTRDIKPAGGLGLRFAPLTDVPVNIRLDVAYGTEMSFYLNVGEAF from the coding sequence ATGGCACCCCTTTCTCCTCTCGCGGCCCTCCTGGGCCTCTTGCTCACCACGACCCCGGAGGCCTCTTCAAGGGCAGCCCCGGAGACGGAGCGCGGCCAGTTCAGCGTGGTGCCCTTCGTCCTGCCCGCCTACCAGCCGGAGACGGGCTTTCTGGTGGGCAGCGCGGCCTCACTCGTGCACCAGCCCCCGGCGGCGAGCGGCCAGCGGGAGTCCCAGGTGCTGCTGGCCGCCGCAGCGAGCGTGCGCAAACAGTTCACCCTGCTGTTGCAACCGGACGTGTACTTCCTGGACGACCGGCTGAACCTGACGGCCACGGCCAGCGCGGCGCGGTTTCCGGACCGGTTCTTCGGCCTTGGCGCGCGCACGCGGGCCGAGGATGAGGAGTCTTTCACACCCATCTTCCTCGAACTCGAGTTGAGCCCGAAGTGGCGCATCGCCCCCCGGCTCTACGTCGGCCCCACCGTGCGGTACCAGCACGCGCGCATCACCCGGGTGGCGGCAGATGGAGCGCTCCAAGCCCTGACGGGCGCTGGAGGAGGCGCAACGCTCCAGCTCGGCCTCACGGCGCTCTACGATTCGCGGGACAACACCTTGAACCCGCTGACGGGCTTCCTGGCCCGGCTCAACCTGCGCAGCGCCCACGAGGAGTGGGGCTCCGATTACGCGTTCGACCTGCTCCGGCTGGATGCCCGGCGGTACCTCCCGCTCCCGTGGGGAGAGCGGCATGTGCTCGCGATACAAGGCCTGGTGGAACTGCGCCGCGGCGAGCCCCCCTTCTATGACACCAGCCGACTCGGGGGCATGGAGATGAGCCGGGGGCACCTGGAGGGGCGCTTTCGCGAGCGCCAGCACCTCGCCGCCCAGCTCGAGTACCGAGCCCCCCTTTTCTGGCGCTTCGGAGGCGTCGCCTTCGCTTCAGCGGCCACGGTGGCCCGAAGCCTGGAGGACTTCGACACTCGGGACATCAAGCCCGCGGGAGGCCTGGGGCTGAGATTCGCTCCCCTCACGGACGTGCCGGTGAACATCCGGCTCGATGTGGCCTATGGCACGGAAATGAGCTTCTACCTGAACGTGGGCGAGGCCTTTTAA
- a CDS encoding SRPBCC family protein, whose translation MLHTVMGAEVREFVEREHEGKSARVVIASRLYHTDAEDLWDAITHAERLPRWFLPIEGELRSGGRYQLKGNAGGTITRCEPPKAFDVTWEFGGGMSWVTVRLAPEGEDTRLTLEHIVHASDADAHWTQFGPGAAGVGWDLGFLGLGLHVESGASVPPEADAAWMASEEAKGFVRASAEAWAAAHVAGGEAPEVARGMAERTAAFYTSG comes from the coding sequence ATGCTGCACACCGTCATGGGCGCCGAGGTGCGGGAGTTCGTCGAGCGCGAGCATGAGGGCAAGTCGGCCCGCGTGGTGATCGCCAGCCGCCTCTACCACACCGACGCCGAGGACTTGTGGGATGCCATCACCCACGCGGAGCGTCTCCCACGCTGGTTCCTGCCCATCGAGGGCGAGTTGCGCTCGGGCGGCCGGTATCAGCTCAAGGGCAATGCGGGCGGGACCATCACCCGCTGCGAGCCGCCCAAGGCCTTCGATGTCACCTGGGAGTTCGGCGGTGGCATGAGCTGGGTGACTGTCCGCTTGGCACCGGAGGGCGAGGACACGCGGCTGACGCTCGAGCACATCGTGCACGCCTCCGATGCCGATGCGCACTGGACCCAGTTCGGGCCCGGCGCCGCGGGCGTGGGCTGGGACCTGGGCTTCCTGGGCCTGGGCCTTCATGTCGAGAGCGGGGCATCCGTCCCCCCGGAAGCCGATGCCGCCTGGATGGCCTCCGAGGAGGCCAAGGGCTTTGTGCGCGCGAGCGCCGAGGCCTGGGCTGCGGCCCACGTGGCGGGTGGCGAGGCCCCAGAGGTGGCTCGCGGGATGGCCGAGCGCACGGCGGCGTTCTACACCAGTGGCTGA
- a CDS encoding diacylglycerol/lipid kinase family protein, whose product MKTFLVVNPRSAGGQTGKHWAELSAQVGRAIGEFGHGFTEGAMDAARIARKAVQDGYECVVAVGGDGTINEVVNGFFLDGRAINPQAALGVIPRGTGGDFRRAFGWDLELDSALARLSTGQTEPFDVGLIEYVNHEGKPEQRYFANIASFGVSAVVAHEVNKSSKALGGNLSFVWGTVKGLIKYSAPMVRFRADAGTQEPVSVTAVAVANGRYFGSGMCVAPGALTHDGLFNVTVWSGYGLNDFIFKSKGVYSGEHVTWKGTRQLQCRSFEAESEDGQEVLIEVDGEVPGRLPAKMTILPGAIRLKV is encoded by the coding sequence ATGAAGACGTTCCTCGTGGTCAACCCGCGCAGCGCCGGGGGACAGACCGGCAAACACTGGGCGGAGCTCTCCGCCCAGGTGGGGCGCGCCATTGGCGAGTTCGGGCACGGGTTCACCGAGGGCGCCATGGATGCGGCGCGGATTGCCCGGAAGGCCGTCCAGGACGGCTACGAGTGCGTCGTCGCGGTGGGAGGGGACGGCACCATCAACGAGGTGGTCAACGGCTTCTTCCTCGATGGGCGCGCCATCAACCCTCAGGCCGCCCTGGGGGTCATCCCCCGGGGAACGGGGGGCGATTTCCGGCGCGCGTTTGGGTGGGATCTCGAGCTGGACTCGGCGCTGGCGCGGCTGAGCACTGGCCAGACGGAGCCCTTCGATGTGGGGCTCATCGAGTACGTCAACCACGAGGGCAAGCCCGAGCAGCGCTATTTCGCCAACATCGCCTCCTTCGGCGTGAGCGCGGTGGTGGCGCACGAGGTGAACAAGAGCAGCAAGGCGCTGGGCGGCAACCTGAGCTTCGTGTGGGGCACGGTGAAGGGGTTGATCAAGTACTCCGCGCCCATGGTGCGCTTCCGCGCGGACGCGGGAACGCAGGAGCCGGTGTCCGTCACCGCGGTGGCGGTGGCCAATGGGCGCTACTTCGGCAGCGGCATGTGCGTGGCCCCCGGAGCGCTGACCCATGACGGGCTGTTCAATGTCACGGTCTGGAGCGGCTACGGGCTGAACGACTTCATCTTCAAGTCCAAGGGCGTCTACAGCGGCGAGCACGTGACGTGGAAGGGGACCCGGCAGCTCCAGTGCCGCTCGTTCGAGGCGGAGAGCGAGGATGGCCAGGAGGTCCTCATCGAGGTGGACGGAGAGGTGCCCGGCCGCCTTCCCGCGAAGATGACGATCCTGCCGGGGGCCATCCGGCTCAAGGTGTAG
- a CDS encoding PhzF family phenazine biosynthesis protein: MRVSIVDAFTRTPGAGNRAGVVLEAEKLEAAEMQRIAASVAASETAFVVSPLAEGRVRLRYFTPVAEIGFCGHATVAALHVLSEQGVLARQGPCQLDCAVGTYAVELEPVDARHSRAWIVTPQSPWKDSPVPIEAVMPLLGGTAQMVDRSLPVQFTGHSLFVPITRRDDLWTLFPRTRPLVEATVPHGIQGVFLFTRETVDPGHAVQSRYFAPAAGIPEDPVTGSASGLLAVYLVTHGVLKGLRPGEALRARVEQGDAMGKPGRVDLELLGDAGAVSRARIGGVAVTVLEGELRA; the protein is encoded by the coding sequence ATGAGGGTTTCCATCGTTGATGCCTTCACCCGGACGCCGGGTGCCGGAAACCGCGCGGGCGTGGTGCTGGAGGCTGAGAAGTTGGAGGCGGCGGAGATGCAGCGGATCGCCGCCAGCGTGGCGGCCTCGGAGACGGCCTTCGTCGTCTCCCCTCTGGCGGAAGGCCGGGTCCGGCTGCGCTACTTCACCCCCGTGGCGGAAATCGGCTTCTGCGGCCATGCGACCGTGGCGGCCCTGCATGTGCTGAGCGAGCAAGGGGTGTTGGCACGCCAGGGGCCCTGCCAACTCGACTGCGCCGTGGGGACGTACGCTGTCGAGCTGGAGCCCGTGGATGCCCGGCACAGCCGGGCGTGGATCGTCACGCCACAGTCGCCCTGGAAGGACAGCCCCGTGCCCATCGAGGCGGTGATGCCGCTGCTCGGGGGAACGGCGCAGATGGTGGACCGCTCGCTGCCGGTTCAGTTCACGGGCCACAGCCTCTTCGTGCCCATCACTCGCCGCGACGACCTCTGGACGCTGTTCCCGCGGACCCGGCCGCTGGTCGAGGCCACGGTGCCGCACGGCATCCAGGGCGTGTTCCTCTTCACCCGCGAGACCGTGGACCCCGGCCATGCGGTCCAGTCGCGCTATTTTGCACCGGCCGCCGGCATTCCCGAGGACCCCGTGACGGGCTCGGCCAGTGGGCTCCTGGCCGTCTACCTCGTGACGCACGGCGTTCTGAAAGGGCTTCGTCCCGGTGAGGCGCTGCGTGCGCGCGTGGAGCAGGGGGATGCCATGGGCAAGCCCGGACGGGTGGACCTGGAACTCCTGGGAGACGCGGGTGCGGTGTCCCGGGCCCGCATTGGAGGGGTCGCGGTGACGGTCCTGGAGGGCGAACTGCGCGCTTGA
- a CDS encoding aminotransferase-like domain-containing protein translates to MTSWTPELRGRSGPLYLAIADALAMDIAGGRLTAGTRLPTHRELAERVGVTVGTVSRAYAEAERRGLIGGEVGRGTYVRHRESSRSFPEPTLGSADDALIELGLNWPATPPGDPAAQALRRTLEALQHAPNLPELLSYQPHAGLASHREAGAAWIGRFGWKVDPAQVVVCSGGQHAMEVALTALTRPGDTVLTEALTYPGMKVLANRLHLRLQGVAMDAQGLIPEALEAACRGSGARLLYCLPTLQNPTGGVMPRERRERIAAILRAQGLCFLEDDAYGSLLDERLPSLCELVPETGYFIAGVSKLLAPGLRISYLAAPQQERHRLTEAVGLATRMTPPLMAEIAARWLSDGTAEALVAGRRREAQERMGLARDILGEAALPSPLASGYHLWLRLPPAWRSEAFSAQARKAGVSVTSSDVFAVNTAVAPGAVRVCLGAPRTQALLEKGLRRLRDTLACGPEPLSSIV, encoded by the coding sequence ATGACAAGTTGGACCCCGGAGCTGCGAGGCCGAAGCGGGCCGCTCTACCTGGCCATCGCGGACGCCCTGGCCATGGACATCGCCGGGGGACGCCTCACGGCGGGGACGCGGCTGCCGACGCACCGGGAACTGGCCGAGCGGGTCGGGGTGACGGTGGGGACGGTGAGCCGGGCCTATGCCGAAGCTGAACGCCGGGGGCTCATCGGCGGGGAAGTCGGGCGAGGCACGTACGTCCGCCACCGGGAATCGTCGCGCTCCTTCCCCGAGCCCACCCTCGGGAGCGCGGATGACGCGCTCATCGAACTGGGGCTCAACTGGCCCGCAACCCCCCCAGGAGATCCTGCCGCCCAGGCCCTGCGGCGCACGCTAGAGGCCCTGCAACACGCGCCGAATCTGCCGGAGCTGCTGTCCTACCAGCCTCACGCAGGCCTCGCTTCCCACCGTGAGGCAGGCGCGGCGTGGATCGGCCGCTTCGGATGGAAGGTGGATCCGGCCCAGGTGGTGGTGTGCTCGGGGGGCCAACACGCCATGGAGGTGGCCCTCACCGCCCTCACCCGCCCGGGCGACACTGTGCTCACCGAGGCCCTCACCTATCCAGGCATGAAGGTGCTCGCCAACCGGCTCCACCTGCGGCTCCAGGGCGTGGCCATGGACGCGCAGGGCCTCATCCCGGAGGCACTGGAGGCCGCTTGCCGGGGAAGCGGCGCCAGGCTCCTCTACTGCCTGCCCACCCTCCAGAATCCCACTGGCGGGGTCATGCCCCGAGAGCGGAGGGAGCGCATCGCGGCCATTCTCCGCGCCCAGGGGCTCTGCTTTCTGGAAGATGACGCCTATGGCTCGCTGCTCGACGAGCGGCTGCCCTCCCTGTGCGAGCTGGTCCCCGAGACGGGGTACTTCATCGCGGGCGTCTCCAAACTGCTCGCCCCCGGCTTGCGGATCAGCTACCTGGCGGCCCCCCAGCAGGAGCGGCACCGGCTCACCGAGGCGGTGGGACTGGCCACGCGGATGACGCCCCCTCTCATGGCGGAGATCGCCGCCCGGTGGCTCTCCGACGGAACGGCGGAGGCGCTCGTGGCAGGCAGACGCCGGGAAGCCCAGGAGCGAATGGGCCTGGCGCGGGACATCCTCGGAGAGGCCGCCCTCCCCTCACCGCTGGCCTCGGGCTACCACCTGTGGCTCCGGCTGCCCCCTGCTTGGCGCAGCGAGGCCTTCTCCGCCCAGGCGCGGAAGGCGGGCGTGTCGGTCACCTCCTCGGACGTCTTCGCGGTGAACACCGCGGTGGCCCCTGGCGCGGTGAGGGTCTGCCTGGGCGCGCCCAGAACCCAGGCCTTGCTGGAAAAAGGGCTCCGGCGCCTGCGAGACACGCTCGCCTGCGGACCGGAGCCCCTGTCTTCCATCGTCTGA
- the aspS gene encoding aspartate--tRNA ligase, translating to MAVPFISEVKRTHTCGQLTKEQVGQEVVLFGWVQNRRDHGGAVFIDLRDREGLTQVVFEPDAKEAHELAGQLRLEFCIGVRGKVISRGKNVNPKMKTGEIEVKADALTIFNRSEPTPFLIEDSIDTAEDKRLAHRYLDLRRKPLQQSLMTRSKMNALTRSYMVQNGFLELETPFMGKYTPGGARNFLVPSRLNPGKFYALAESPQLYKQLFMVAGFDRYFQIVKCFRDEDLRLDRQPEFTQIDVEMSFVTQDDIFTIIEGLIQKLWKEVLNVDVPTPFMRMNFDESMAKYGNDKPDLRFGLEHIVLTDLIREHGEGGGVPLIWEAVQHKGIVKAMVIPADKALSRAESDKLEEFAKQAGARGLARAKVGEGGEWTQSPLAKTISPALRQAINQACNAKTGDLLLFQFGRESLVHTVMANLRVHVAKKLGLIPEYGSGGVWRFLWVVNPPLFEYDEDSKTWAAAHHAFTRPHDGDVEYLLTDPGRVKCHRYDVVLNGFEIGGGSIRLHDPKVQAEVFKALGIEEEEARTKFGFLLDALKYGAPPHGGIALGMDRLVMLLTSAESLRDVIPFPKTKTGTDLMTSAPGDVDERQLKEIHVRSAPPPAPQK from the coding sequence ATGGCGGTTCCGTTCATCTCCGAGGTCAAGCGTACCCATACCTGCGGCCAGCTCACCAAGGAGCAGGTGGGTCAGGAGGTCGTTCTCTTCGGCTGGGTGCAGAACCGGCGGGACCACGGCGGCGCGGTCTTCATCGACTTGCGGGACCGGGAGGGGCTCACCCAGGTCGTCTTCGAGCCGGACGCGAAGGAGGCCCACGAGCTGGCCGGGCAGCTGCGCCTGGAGTTCTGCATCGGGGTGCGCGGCAAGGTCATCTCGCGGGGCAAGAACGTCAACCCGAAGATGAAGACGGGTGAAATCGAGGTGAAGGCGGACGCCCTCACCATCTTCAACCGCTCCGAGCCCACGCCGTTTCTCATCGAGGACTCGATCGACACGGCCGAGGACAAGCGCCTGGCGCACCGTTACCTGGACCTGCGCCGCAAGCCGCTGCAGCAGTCGCTGATGACGCGCTCGAAGATGAACGCGCTGACGCGCTCGTACATGGTGCAGAACGGCTTCCTGGAGCTGGAGACGCCCTTCATGGGCAAGTACACCCCCGGCGGCGCACGCAACTTCCTGGTGCCCAGCCGGCTCAACCCGGGCAAGTTCTACGCCCTGGCGGAGAGCCCGCAGCTCTACAAGCAGCTCTTCATGGTGGCGGGCTTCGACCGGTACTTCCAGATCGTCAAGTGCTTCCGGGATGAGGACCTGCGCCTGGACCGGCAGCCGGAGTTCACGCAGATCGACGTGGAGATGAGCTTCGTCACCCAGGACGACATCTTCACCATCATCGAGGGGCTCATCCAGAAGCTGTGGAAGGAAGTCCTCAACGTGGACGTGCCCACGCCGTTCATGCGGATGAACTTCGATGAGTCCATGGCGAAGTACGGCAACGACAAGCCGGACCTGCGCTTCGGGCTGGAGCACATCGTCCTGACGGACCTCATCCGCGAGCACGGGGAGGGGGGCGGGGTGCCGCTGATCTGGGAGGCGGTGCAGCACAAGGGCATCGTCAAGGCGATGGTCATCCCCGCGGACAAGGCGCTCAGCCGGGCCGAGTCCGACAAGCTGGAGGAGTTCGCCAAGCAGGCCGGCGCCCGGGGTCTGGCGCGCGCCAAGGTGGGCGAGGGGGGCGAGTGGACGCAGTCGCCGCTGGCGAAGACCATCTCTCCGGCGCTCCGGCAAGCCATCAACCAGGCGTGCAACGCGAAGACGGGCGACTTGCTCCTGTTCCAGTTCGGCCGCGAGTCGCTGGTGCACACGGTGATGGCCAACCTGCGCGTGCACGTGGCCAAGAAGCTGGGCCTCATTCCCGAGTACGGCAGCGGGGGCGTCTGGCGCTTCCTGTGGGTCGTCAACCCGCCCCTGTTCGAGTACGACGAGGACAGCAAGACGTGGGCGGCCGCGCACCACGCCTTCACCCGGCCGCACGATGGGGACGTGGAGTACCTGCTGACGGATCCGGGCCGCGTGAAGTGCCACCGCTACGACGTGGTGCTCAATGGCTTCGAGATCGGCGGCGGCTCCATCCGGCTCCATGATCCGAAGGTCCAGGCGGAGGTCTTCAAGGCGCTCGGCATCGAGGAGGAGGAGGCCCGGACGAAGTTCGGCTTCCTGTTGGACGCGCTCAAGTACGGCGCGCCTCCGCACGGCGGCATCGCCCTGGGCATGGACCGGCTGGTCATGCTGCTCACCAGCGCGGAGTCCCTGCGGGATGTGATTCCGTTCCCCAAGACGAAGACGGGCACGGACCTGATGACGAGTGCTCCGGGCGATGTGGATGAGCGCCAGCTCAAGGAAATCCACGTCCGCTCCGCTCCGCCTCCTGCTCCGCAGAAGTAG